The following proteins come from a genomic window of Pyxidicoccus sp. MSG2:
- a CDS encoding response regulator, producing the protein METSWTFGRCLLLVEDDPSNRMTLAALLEDAGFAVVTAGSYAEAANLLTRPRAYDAVLLDQSLGDGFGTGLIPLVRHHMPKTKVVFVTGHDGKIDMPVDAVFRKGGHFDDLLAFLFKLLPQRPLGA; encoded by the coding sequence ATGGAGACGAGCTGGACCTTCGGGCGCTGCCTGCTGCTGGTGGAGGATGACCCTTCCAACCGGATGACGCTCGCGGCGCTGCTGGAGGACGCGGGCTTCGCCGTGGTCACCGCCGGCTCCTACGCGGAGGCCGCGAATCTGCTCACCCGTCCGCGCGCCTACGACGCCGTGTTGCTGGACCAGAGCCTGGGTGACGGCTTCGGCACCGGGCTGATTCCGCTGGTGCGCCACCACATGCCGAAGACGAAGGTGGTCTTCGTCACCGGGCACGACGGGAAGATCGACATGCCGGTGGACGCGGTGTTCCGCAAGGGCGGCCACTTCGACGACCTGCTGGCCTTCCTCTTCAAGTTGCTGCCCCAGCGTCCGCTGGGTGCGTAG
- a CDS encoding sensor histidine kinase → MSGRGDLQARERAAVADVVASTLRHDLRNKLASIRNASFYLMRQMKKTEVWTTDPRVETFFQLIEKELTSAEEMLSKRSPPAVAGPKPHCRPSEAVERALSEANVPGGVRVQKELTEKAEVALEREDLAVLVGCLVDNAVEAMPRGGTLTVRTRDLEDDGVSLRVEDTGEGLAPEAYSRAFEPFYTTKPGHAGLGLSIVHRVAQRHGWQVDVGAGPSGGTFVEVVFTGPDVGPRSRPVGRDENQGSK, encoded by the coding sequence ATGTCCGGGCGTGGAGACCTGCAGGCACGGGAGCGGGCAGCGGTGGCGGATGTGGTCGCGTCCACGCTGCGCCATGACCTACGCAACAAGCTCGCCAGCATCCGCAACGCTTCCTTCTACCTGATGCGGCAGATGAAGAAGACGGAGGTCTGGACCACGGACCCCCGCGTGGAGACCTTCTTCCAGCTCATCGAGAAGGAGCTGACGTCCGCCGAGGAGATGCTCTCCAAGCGCAGCCCGCCCGCGGTCGCAGGCCCCAAGCCCCACTGCCGCCCGAGCGAGGCGGTGGAGCGCGCGCTGTCCGAGGCGAACGTGCCCGGGGGCGTGCGGGTGCAGAAGGAGCTGACGGAGAAGGCCGAGGTCGCGCTGGAGCGGGAGGACCTGGCGGTGCTGGTGGGCTGCCTCGTGGACAACGCGGTGGAGGCCATGCCGCGCGGCGGCACCCTCACCGTGCGCACGCGCGACCTGGAGGATGACGGGGTGTCCCTTCGGGTGGAGGACACGGGCGAGGGGCTGGCGCCGGAAGCGTACTCGCGGGCCTTCGAGCCGTTCTACACGACGAAGCCCGGCCACGCGGGGTTGGGGTTGAGCATCGTCCACCGGGTGGCGCAGCGGCATGGGTGGCAGGTGGACGTGGGGGCGGGCCCCTCGGGAGGCACCTTCGTTGAAGTCGTCTTCACGGGCCCGGACGTGGGGCCCCGCTCGAGGCCCGTGGGCCGCGATGAGAATCAGGGGAGCAAGTGA